In Myxocyprinus asiaticus isolate MX2 ecotype Aquarium Trade chromosome 8, UBuf_Myxa_2, whole genome shotgun sequence, a single genomic region encodes these proteins:
- the LOC127445397 gene encoding transmembrane protein 192-like, with protein sequence MESERTSAHGNTNVGFSQSTDDDPLIDGPFLSEDALESSIKKEFEKLPTNWAVGILTFLHMVYVVLCIVITVFCWVSDEHTAQCNAALQGIDSKTVVLLGKVALWVLVFIYDRFVQHHHSAVRRRGYLDFYRMTRGIKNLPLLVHSAGNAAILTVIAPSSLLDAKVKNLSVYLLLAIICLELLLSVICLLRYSVHVVKFNSKKPHPDINEEERSHGCSTDVHAETGFRDGSSLEELVEKQADLIDYLKQHNSHLSKRILSLTGQQIRD encoded by the exons ATGGAGTCGGAACGCACATCGGCACATGGC AACACAAATGTAGGTTTTTCACAAAGCACTGACGATGACCCTCTCATTGATGGGCCATTCCTATCCGAAGATGCACTGGAGTCATCGATCAAGAAAGAGTTTGAGAAATTACCCACTAATTGGGCAGTGGGGATACTCACATTTTTACAT ATGGTGTATGTGGTGTTGTGTATTGTAATCACAGTTTTTTGCTGGGTATCTGATGAGCACACTGCTCAGTGCAATGCTGCATTGCAGGGGATCGACTCCAAGACTGTGGTGTTGCTGGGAAAAGTCGCACTGTGGGTGCTGGTCTTTATATATGATAGATTTGTCCAGCATCACCATAGCGCTGTGAGACGGAGAGGTTACCTGGACTTCTACAGGATGACCAGAGGAATAAAAAACCTTCCCTTGCTCGTTCACTCTGCAG gtaATGCAGCGATCCTGACTGTGATTGCTCCATCCTCTCTGCTGGATGCAAAGGTAAAGAATCTTTCTGTATATCTCCTGCTGGCCATCATCTGTCTGGAGCTACTGCTGTCTGTTATATGCCTGCTGAGATACTCAG TGCATGTGGTGAAGTTCAATAGCAAGAAGCCACATCCTGATATAAATGAAGAAGAGCGATCTCACGGCTGCTCCACTGATGTGCACGCTGAGACAGGCTTCAG GGATGGCTCCAGTCTGGAGGAACTGGTAGAAAAGCAGGCAGACCTGATTGATTATCTCAAACAGCACAACAGTCATCTAAGCAAGAGAATCCTCAGCCTGACCGGCCAGCAGATCAGAGACTGA